A single Streptomyces sp. Edi2 DNA region contains:
- a CDS encoding cyclopropane-fatty-acyl-phospholipid synthase family protein: MADAAERLTKLAEEVLGVPLPVRIRAWDRSESGPPGAPTLVIRHRRALRRMMFRPGELGLARAWVAGDLDIDGDLYEALDRLAGLIWERSDAPTPHRAPVLRALARPEIRAAARELLALAGAPVPPAPPAEEVRRRRGPLHTLRRDKEAISHHYDVGNDFYALVLGPSMVYSCAYWGTAGDGVATLEDAQRDKLDLICRKLGLRKDLRLLDVGCGWGSMVLHAAREYGVRAVGITLSEEQATFARKRIAEAGLADRVEIRVQDYREIHDEPFDAISSVGMAEHVGRTQYAEYADALYARLKPGGRLLNHQIARRPVPDEEAYHVDEFIDRYVFPDGELAPLGRTVGQLEEAGFEVRDVEAIREHYALTLRQWVANLEEHWDEAARLTSPGRARVWRLYMAACALSFERNRIGVNQVLAVRTPEPGASGMPLRARDWRTGTHRG; encoded by the coding sequence ATGGCCGACGCCGCTGAACGGCTCACCAAGCTCGCCGAGGAGGTGCTGGGAGTTCCGCTCCCGGTGCGCATCCGCGCCTGGGACCGCAGCGAGTCGGGTCCGCCGGGGGCACCCACACTCGTCATCCGCCATCGCCGGGCGCTGCGCCGGATGATGTTCAGGCCGGGCGAGCTGGGCCTGGCCCGCGCCTGGGTGGCCGGCGACCTCGACATCGACGGCGATCTCTACGAAGCGCTCGACCGGCTCGCCGGGCTGATCTGGGAGCGCAGCGACGCCCCCACGCCGCACCGCGCCCCCGTGCTGCGCGCCCTGGCCCGCCCGGAGATCCGCGCCGCCGCCCGGGAGCTGCTGGCCCTGGCCGGCGCCCCCGTCCCGCCGGCGCCGCCCGCGGAGGAGGTCAGACGCCGCCGCGGACCGCTGCACACCCTGCGGCGTGACAAGGAAGCCATCAGCCACCACTACGACGTCGGCAACGACTTCTACGCCCTGGTGCTCGGCCCGTCCATGGTCTACTCCTGCGCATACTGGGGGACCGCCGGGGACGGCGTCGCCACTCTGGAGGATGCCCAGCGCGACAAGCTGGACCTGATCTGCCGCAAGCTCGGCCTCCGGAAGGACCTGCGGCTGCTGGACGTCGGCTGCGGCTGGGGCTCGATGGTGCTGCACGCGGCCCGCGAATACGGCGTACGGGCGGTCGGCATCACCCTCTCCGAGGAGCAGGCCACCTTCGCCCGTAAGCGCATCGCCGAAGCCGGGCTGGCCGACCGGGTCGAGATCCGGGTGCAGGACTACCGCGAGATCCATGATGAGCCGTTCGACGCGATCTCCTCGGTCGGCATGGCCGAGCACGTCGGCCGCACCCAGTACGCGGAGTACGCCGACGCCCTGTACGCGAGGCTGAAGCCCGGCGGGCGGCTGCTCAACCACCAGATCGCCCGGCGGCCGGTCCCGGACGAGGAGGCGTACCACGTCGACGAGTTCATCGACCGCTATGTGTTCCCGGACGGCGAACTGGCCCCGCTCGGCCGCACCGTCGGCCAGCTGGAGGAGGCCGGATTCGAGGTGCGGGACGTGGAGGCGATCCGGGAGCACTACGCCCTGACGCTCCGGCAGTGGGTCGCCAACCTGGAGGAGCACTGGGACGAGGCGGCGCGGCTCACCTCCCCGGGCCGGGCCCGGGTGTGGCGGCTGTACATGGCCGCGTGCGCGCTGTCCTTCGAGCGCAACCGGATAGGAGTCAACCAGGTGCTGGCCGTCCGGACGCCGGAGCCCGGGGCGTCGGGCATGCCGCTGCGGGCGCGAGACTGGCGCACCGGCACCCACCGCGGCTGA
- a CDS encoding NAD(P)/FAD-dependent oxidoreductase: protein MSTTERPRILVVGGGYVGLYAARRILKQMRYGEATVTVVDPRSYMTYQPFLPEAAAGSISPRHVVVPLRRVLPKAEVLTGRVTTIDQDRKVATIAPLVGEAYELPFDYLVIAMGAVSRTFPIPGLAENGIGMKGVEEAIGLRNHVLEQLDKADSTTDEDVRRKALTFVFVGGGFAGAETIGEVEDMARDAAKYYNNVKREDMRFLLVDVADKILPEVGPKLGAYGKEHLESRGVEVYLKTGMDSCVDGHVKLNNGLEVDSNTIVWTAGVKPNPALARFGLPLGPRGHVDTGTTLQVQGTDYIWAAGDNAQVPDLVGRKNGNENAWCPPNAQHALRQAKVLGDNVLSGMRGFPQKEYSHANKGAVAGLGLHKGVAMIVMGKMKIKLKGRLAWYMHRAYHGMAMPTFNRKIRVFADWTLAMFLKREVVSLGAMENPREEFYEAAKPAPAPPTAAEAGDKTKAKAS from the coding sequence ATGAGCACCACGGAGCGTCCCAGGATCCTCGTTGTAGGCGGTGGGTACGTAGGCCTGTACGCGGCACGTCGCATCCTCAAGCAGATGCGGTACGGCGAGGCGACCGTCACGGTCGTCGACCCGCGCTCGTACATGACGTACCAGCCCTTCCTCCCTGAAGCTGCAGCCGGCAGCATCTCCCCCCGCCATGTCGTGGTGCCGCTACGACGTGTGCTGCCCAAGGCGGAGGTTCTCACCGGCCGGGTCACCACCATCGACCAGGACCGCAAGGTCGCCACGATCGCCCCGCTGGTCGGCGAGGCGTACGAGCTGCCCTTCGACTACCTGGTCATCGCGATGGGCGCGGTCTCCCGCACCTTCCCGATCCCCGGCCTGGCCGAGAACGGCATCGGCATGAAGGGCGTGGAAGAGGCCATCGGCCTGCGCAACCACGTGCTGGAGCAGCTGGACAAGGCCGACTCCACGACCGATGAGGACGTCCGCCGCAAGGCGCTCACCTTCGTCTTCGTCGGCGGTGGCTTCGCGGGTGCGGAGACCATCGGTGAGGTCGAGGACATGGCCCGCGACGCCGCCAAGTACTACAACAACGTGAAGCGCGAGGACATGCGCTTCCTCCTGGTCGACGTCGCCGACAAGATCCTCCCCGAGGTCGGCCCGAAGCTCGGTGCCTACGGCAAGGAGCACCTCGAGAGCCGCGGCGTCGAGGTCTACCTCAAGACCGGCATGGACTCCTGCGTCGACGGCCACGTGAAGCTCAACAACGGCCTCGAGGTCGATTCCAACACCATCGTGTGGACCGCCGGCGTCAAGCCGAACCCGGCGCTGGCCCGCTTCGGCCTGCCGCTCGGCCCGCGCGGCCACGTCGACACCGGCACCACCCTCCAGGTGCAGGGCACCGACTACATCTGGGCGGCCGGCGACAACGCCCAGGTCCCGGACCTGGTCGGGCGCAAGAACGGCAACGAGAACGCCTGGTGCCCGCCGAACGCGCAGCACGCGCTGCGGCAGGCCAAGGTCCTCGGCGACAACGTGCTCTCCGGCATGCGGGGCTTCCCGCAGAAGGAGTACAGCCACGCCAACAAGGGTGCGGTCGCCGGTCTGGGCCTGCACAAGGGCGTCGCGATGATCGTCATGGGCAAGATGAAGATCAAGCTCAAGGGCCGTCTCGCCTGGTACATGCACCGCGCGTACCACGGCATGGCGATGCCGACGTTCAACCGCAAGATCCGGGTCTTCGCGGACTGGACGCTGGCCATGTTCCTCAAGCGCGAGGTCGTCTCGCTCGGCGCCATGGAGAACCCCCGCGAGGAGTTCTACGAGGCCGCCAAGCCGGCGCCGGCCCCGCCGACCGCCGCCGAGGCCGGGGACAAGACCAAGGCCAAGGCTTCCTGA
- a CDS encoding Ppx/GppA phosphatase family protein, whose translation MKRVAAIDCGTNSLRLLVADVTVPEGSGPGVAGELKDLERRMEIVRLGQDVDRTGRLAPEALERTFAVCREYAAVIKGLGAEQVRFVATSASRDAENRDDFVRGVRDILGVEPEVITGDQEAEFSFIGATKELTGRADLARPFLMVDIGGGSTEFVLGADSVRAARSVDVGCVRMTERHLVHGGEISDPPAPGQISAMKADISAALDRAAETVPLDEAATLVGLAGSVTTVAAIARGLEGYDSGAIHHSVISLAEVREITERLLSSTHAERAAISVVHPGRVDVIGAGALVLLSVMERTGAEQVIASEHDILDGIAWSLAG comes from the coding sequence GTGAAGCGGGTCGCCGCCATCGACTGCGGTACGAACTCCCTCCGGCTGCTGGTCGCGGACGTCACCGTGCCCGAGGGCTCCGGGCCCGGGGTGGCGGGAGAGCTGAAGGATCTCGAACGCCGGATGGAGATCGTCCGGCTGGGACAGGACGTGGACCGCACCGGGCGGCTGGCGCCCGAGGCGCTGGAGCGCACCTTCGCGGTCTGCCGCGAGTACGCCGCGGTGATCAAGGGCCTGGGCGCCGAGCAGGTCCGCTTCGTGGCGACCTCCGCCTCCCGGGACGCGGAGAACCGCGACGACTTCGTCCGCGGTGTGCGGGACATCCTGGGCGTGGAGCCCGAGGTGATCACCGGCGACCAGGAGGCGGAGTTCTCCTTCATCGGCGCCACCAAGGAGCTCACCGGCCGCGCGGATTTGGCACGGCCCTTCCTGATGGTCGACATCGGCGGCGGCTCGACCGAGTTCGTGCTCGGCGCCGACTCCGTCCGCGCCGCCCGCTCGGTCGACGTCGGCTGCGTCCGGATGACCGAACGGCATCTGGTGCACGGCGGCGAGATCAGCGACCCGCCGGCCCCGGGGCAGATCAGCGCCATGAAGGCCGATATCTCCGCGGCGCTGGACCGGGCCGCGGAGACCGTCCCGCTGGACGAGGCCGCCACCCTCGTGGGCCTGGCCGGCTCGGTGACCACGGTCGCCGCGATCGCGCGGGGCCTGGAGGGGTACGACTCCGGGGCCATCCACCACTCGGTGATCTCCCTGGCCGAGGTCCGCGAGATCACCGAGCGCCTGCTGTCCTCCACCCATGCCGAGCGCGCTGCCATCTCCGTGGTCCACCCGGGCCGGGTCGACGTGATCGGCGCGGGGGCGCTGGTGCTGCTGTCGGTCATGGAACGGACGGGCGCCGAGCAGGTCATCGCGAGCGAGCACGACATCCTCGACGGCATCGCCTGGAGCCTCGCCGGCTGA
- a CDS encoding DUF501 domain-containing protein: protein MDTPPPQTEPTEPTDADIAAFREQLGRPPRGLRAIAHRCPCGQPDVVETAPRLEDGTPFPTLYYLTCPRAASAIGTLEANGVMKEMTERLATDPELAAAYRAAHEDYIRRRDAIDVLQGFPSAGGMPDRVKCLHVLVGHSLAAGPGVNPLGDEALAMLPEWWKKGPCVSPCQDTSGGQDAPGDRDAAEGDAK from the coding sequence ATGGACACCCCCCCGCCCCAGACCGAGCCCACCGAGCCCACCGACGCGGACATCGCCGCCTTCCGGGAACAGCTCGGCCGCCCGCCGCGCGGCCTGCGCGCCATCGCGCACCGCTGCCCCTGCGGGCAGCCGGATGTCGTCGAGACGGCGCCGCGCCTGGAGGACGGCACGCCCTTCCCCACGCTCTACTACCTCACCTGCCCGCGCGCGGCCTCCGCGATCGGCACGCTGGAGGCCAACGGCGTGATGAAGGAGATGACCGAGCGGCTGGCGACCGACCCCGAGCTGGCCGCCGCCTACCGGGCCGCCCACGAGGACTACATCCGGCGGCGGGACGCCATCGACGTACTGCAGGGCTTCCCCAGCGCGGGCGGCATGCCGGACCGGGTCAAGTGCCTGCATGTCCTCGTAGGCCATTCGCTGGCCGCCGGCCCGGGCGTCAACCCGCTCGGCGACGAGGCCCTGGCGATGCTGCCGGAGTGGTGGAAGAAGGGGCCGTGCGTGAGCCCCTGCCAGGACACCTCCGGCGGCCAGGACGCCCCCGGAGACCGGGACGCTGCCGAAGGAGACGCCAAGTGA
- a CDS encoding septum formation initiator family protein, with amino-acid sequence MPADRFSTATRLKALGEQAAARVYRARPPRRNRLTGRAALLALVMCSLVVALAYPIRQYVSQRSDIADQRRKAQDAGAALDRLREQKARWQDPDFVRQQARRHLHYVMPGETGYIVQDGSAAGSAPKGPQAAQRPWYENLWDTVDAADKR; translated from the coding sequence GTGCCCGCGGACCGGTTCTCGACCGCGACCCGACTCAAGGCGCTCGGCGAGCAGGCCGCCGCCCGCGTCTACCGCGCCCGCCCGCCCCGACGCAACCGCCTCACCGGCCGCGCCGCTCTGCTGGCGCTGGTGATGTGCTCCCTGGTGGTCGCCCTCGCGTACCCGATAAGGCAGTACGTCTCCCAGCGCTCCGACATCGCCGACCAGCGCCGCAAGGCGCAGGACGCGGGCGCCGCCCTCGACCGGCTGCGCGAGCAGAAGGCCCGCTGGCAGGACCCCGACTTCGTACGCCAGCAGGCCCGCCGGCATCTGCACTACGTCATGCCGGGCGAGACCGGCTATATCGTCCAGGACGGCTCCGCCGCCGGCTCCGCCCCCAAGGGGCCGCAAGCGGCGCAGCGCCCCTGGTACGAGAATCTGTGGGACACCGTCGACGCGGCCGACAAGCGGTAG
- the eno gene encoding phosphopyruvate hydratase: MPSIDVVVAREILDSRGNPTVEVEVGLDDGSTGRAAVPSGASTGAFEAIELRDGDPNRYLGKGVEKAVLAVIEQIGPELVGYDATEQRLIDQAMFDLDATDNKGSLGANAILGVSLAVAHAASEASDLPLFRYLGGPNAHVLPVPMMNILNGGSHADSNVDIQEFMIAPIGAESFSEALRWGAEVYHTLKKVLKERGLSTGLGDEGGFAPNLGSNREALDLILEAVKQAGYAPGQDIALALDVAASEFYKDGKYQFEGKDRSAAEMTEYYEELVAAYPLVSIEDPLFEDDWAGWKVITDKLGAKVQLVGDDLFVTNPERLARGIEEGSANALLVKVNQIGSLTETLDAVELAQRNGFKCMMSHRSGETEDVTIADLAVATNCGQIKTGAPARSERVAKYNQLLRIEEILDDAAVYAGRSAFPRFRHGS, from the coding sequence GTGCCGTCGATCGACGTCGTCGTAGCCCGCGAAATTCTCGACTCGCGAGGTAATCCCACGGTCGAGGTCGAGGTCGGCCTCGACGACGGCAGCACCGGCCGTGCCGCCGTGCCGTCCGGCGCCTCCACCGGCGCCTTCGAGGCCATCGAGCTTCGTGACGGCGACCCGAACCGCTACCTGGGCAAGGGCGTGGAGAAGGCCGTCCTGGCCGTCATCGAGCAGATCGGCCCGGAGCTCGTCGGCTACGACGCCACCGAGCAGCGGCTGATCGACCAGGCCATGTTCGACCTGGACGCCACCGACAACAAGGGCTCCCTCGGCGCCAACGCCATCCTCGGCGTCTCCCTCGCCGTCGCGCACGCCGCCTCCGAGGCCAGCGACCTCCCGCTGTTCCGCTACCTCGGCGGCCCGAACGCGCACGTGCTGCCCGTTCCGATGATGAACATCCTGAACGGCGGCTCGCACGCCGACTCCAACGTGGACATCCAGGAGTTCATGATCGCCCCGATCGGCGCGGAGTCCTTCTCCGAGGCGCTGCGCTGGGGCGCCGAGGTCTACCACACCCTCAAGAAGGTCCTGAAGGAGCGCGGCCTGTCCACCGGCCTCGGTGACGAGGGCGGCTTCGCCCCGAACCTGGGCTCCAACCGCGAGGCCCTGGACCTCATCCTGGAGGCCGTCAAGCAGGCCGGTTACGCCCCCGGCCAGGACATCGCGCTCGCGCTGGACGTCGCCGCCTCCGAGTTCTACAAGGACGGCAAGTACCAGTTCGAGGGCAAGGACCGCTCGGCCGCCGAGATGACCGAGTACTACGAGGAGCTGGTCGCGGCCTACCCGCTGGTCTCCATCGAGGACCCGCTCTTCGAGGACGACTGGGCCGGCTGGAAGGTCATCACCGACAAGCTCGGTGCCAAGGTCCAGCTCGTCGGCGACGACCTGTTCGTCACCAACCCCGAGCGCCTGGCCCGCGGCATCGAGGAGGGCTCCGCCAACGCGCTGCTGGTGAAGGTCAACCAGATCGGCTCGCTGACCGAGACCCTGGACGCCGTCGAGCTGGCCCAGCGCAACGGCTTCAAGTGCATGATGTCGCACCGCTCCGGTGAGACCGAGGACGTCACCATCGCCGACCTCGCCGTCGCCACCAACTGCGGCCAGATCAAGACCGGCGCCCCGGCCCGCTCCGAGCGCGTCGCCAAGTACAACCAGCTGCTGCGCATCGAGGAGATCCTCGACGACGCCGCGGTCTACGCCGGCCGCTCCGCCTTCCCGCGGTTCCGCCACGGCAGCTGA